Below is a window of Nostoc commune NIES-4072 DNA.
AATATAATTTCGCTCTTTTACCATAATTTTACAGCGCTCTCCATTTGCTTCAGATATCAATTCACCCATCTTTCTCATTAAATCTAGTGCCTGACCTTTTTTTAAAGTTTTTCGAGCTTTTTTAAACCATGATTGACGCTGATTATCTGTGCTAAAAGCAGCATCAGCAAAATCTTTTAAATGTGATGCAGCGTGATAAAAATCTAATAATTGATAAGTTTCAGATGGGCATTTTAGCTTTTTTAATAAAGGGGGAATATGTATCCATATCCATTCTGCACCATCAGCAATTAATAACACCTGTTTGGCTTGACTTATACCCAAATTTACCAAATACATTTCTAAAATGAGGAGGAATTCTTTATAACCGGAATACGTGCCATCATTAGTAATAGGTATTGCTGATGTCCTAATTTTTTTACCTTGTTCATTTACTACATAAATTGTTAGTAACTTTGGCTCCATCCATTCACCGACAAAGCCACGACGGTTTGTTTTGTTACTGCGTCTACCTTTTTTATTGAACCTAATTTTAGTTCTTCCACCATCTACAGCGATTACAACTCGTTGGTCTTTGAGAACATTACTGTTAGATAAGTGACCCATCTCCAGATTTAATATTTTTGATTTGCGTAGATTAATACCAATTTCACCAAAAAGGTAAGTCAGGCGCTCGATTCGTTTTAAACTAACATTTATTCCCCAATCCCTTAGCGTCGAACGTGCTGCATCAAAAGAACTGGCTATCGCACCACATTTAGCAATTGTTGACCAGACTAAAGGGCTAATACCTTCTGACATCCCTAGCCATTTTAAAAACGGAAAAAATCCTTGATTTGAGGTTTTTATTTTTGGCTCATTGATCGGAGGATTATCAGATTCTTTACTTGTGGGATTCCGTTCAAGTACATAAGGTAAAGTTAAAGTTACTTCGACGTTTCCAAGTGTTACTATTTTTCGCTTTTTAGAACCATGTTTTTGTGT
It encodes the following:
- a CDS encoding ISLre2 family transposase — encoded protein: EWDGKKLREREEEIREQAMILAGQCIAVLLYNLSVSPKILNYSVSQTQGWRNLNTQKHGSKKRKIVTLGNVEVTLTLPYVLERNPTSKESDNPPINEPKIKTSNQGFFPFLKWLGMSEGISPLVWSTIAKCGAIASSFDAARSTLRDWGINVSLKRIERLTYLFGEIGINLRKSKILNLEMGHLSNSNVLKDQRVVIAVDGGRTKIRFNKKGRRSNKTNRRGFVGEWMEPKLLTIYVVNEQGKKIRTSAIPITNDGTYSGYKEFLLILEMYLVNLGISQAKQVLLIADGAEWIWIHIPPLLKKLKCPSETYQLLDFYHAASHLKDFADAAFSTDNQRQSWFKKARKTLKKGQALDLMRKMGELISEANGERCKIMVKERNYILKAYKKRLLKYNEVAARKLPLGSGAVESLIRQVVNLRMKGNSKFWLQDNAEIMLHLRCQWIAKSWDNFSDSIFNSFIKPETS